In a genomic window of Halarsenatibacter silvermanii:
- the gcvPA gene encoding aminomethyl-transferring glycine dehydrogenase subunit GcvPA — protein MSNISYISNTDREREEMLSAIGAEDVEELFSAIPEEVMLDRPFEIPEGMSEMELVELAQEKAERNLSLGEIDSYLGAGSYDHYLPAIIDHLVLRQEFYTSYTPYQAELSQGTLQTIYEYQSMICELTGMGISNASLLDGGSAVGEAVLMAARFTRSDKVVLSSTVHPAYRRVARTYGYPQDIDFNEIEMHEEEPVVKVDEIIDAVDAETAAVVVQYPNFFGAIEDIEKLNDALEDSDTQLIVVANPIALGMLTPPGELGADIAVGEAQPLGNVVNYGGPYLGYLAIRDDRRLLRKMPGRLSGRTTDDEGNEGFVMTMQTREQHIRRERATSNICTNENLNVVMAAIYMGAMGKQGLQDVADHCYQKTRYLKDQLAELEGVEIVNGDNHFHEFWMKTDKSAAEIEKGMIERGILPGVDLSQFGEVEGLLVNVTEKKYKEDLDNYVSTLEVVLQ, from the coding sequence ATGAGTAATATTTCTTATATCTCCAACACCGACCGGGAACGGGAGGAAATGCTTTCTGCCATAGGCGCGGAAGATGTAGAAGAATTATTTTCTGCCATACCTGAGGAGGTCATGCTGGATCGTCCCTTTGAAATTCCCGAAGGAATGTCGGAAATGGAGCTGGTCGAGCTGGCTCAGGAAAAGGCCGAGCGCAACTTGAGCCTGGGGGAAATAGATAGTTATCTGGGAGCCGGTTCCTATGATCATTATCTGCCGGCTATTATCGATCATCTGGTACTGCGCCAGGAATTTTACACCTCTTATACCCCTTATCAGGCCGAACTCAGCCAGGGAACTCTGCAGACAATTTATGAATATCAGAGCATGATATGTGAACTGACCGGGATGGGGATCTCTAATGCTTCGCTGCTCGATGGAGGTTCTGCTGTCGGAGAAGCGGTGTTAATGGCAGCGCGATTTACCCGCAGCGATAAAGTTGTTCTTTCGAGCACTGTTCATCCGGCCTATCGTCGAGTGGCCCGCACCTACGGATATCCTCAGGATATAGATTTTAATGAGATAGAGATGCACGAGGAGGAACCTGTAGTTAAAGTCGATGAAATTATCGATGCTGTTGATGCGGAAACTGCTGCAGTCGTAGTTCAATATCCTAACTTTTTTGGAGCAATAGAAGATATCGAGAAGTTAAACGATGCTCTGGAGGACAGCGACACTCAGCTTATCGTTGTTGCCAATCCCATAGCTTTAGGTATGCTGACTCCGCCGGGAGAGCTCGGTGCTGATATCGCAGTGGGAGAAGCTCAACCTCTGGGCAATGTGGTTAATTACGGCGGCCCCTACCTGGGATACCTGGCCATAAGAGATGATAGAAGGCTGCTGCGAAAAATGCCGGGACGTCTTTCTGGCCGCACCACTGATGATGAAGGCAACGAGGGCTTTGTAATGACCATGCAGACCCGGGAGCAGCATATCCGTAGAGAGAGGGCAACATCAAATATTTGCACCAACGAAAATCTGAACGTCGTCATGGCCGCAATTTATATGGGAGCGATGGGCAAACAGGGACTTCAGGATGTGGCCGATCACTGCTATCAGAAGACTCGCTATCTCAAGGATCAGCTGGCTGAATTGGAAGGTGTTGAGATAGTCAACGGCGACAATCACTTCCATGAGTTCTGGATGAAGACCGATAAATCTGCAGCCGAAATTGAAAAGGGAATGATAGAAAGAGGGATCCTGCCCGGGGTCGATCTTTCGCAGTTCGGAGAGGTCGAAGGACTATTGGTTAATGTGACGGAGAAAAAATATAAAGAGGATCTGGATAATTACGTTTCCACCCTGGAGGTGGTGCTGCAATGA
- the gcvH gene encoding glycine cleavage system protein GcvH, which yields MEVPEDYCYTEDHEWIAVEDGSGKVGLTDHAQEELGDIVFVEMPQEGDEFDKHENFGVIESVKAVSDVYTPVSGTVVEVNEDLLDSPELINDEPYEGGWIVKIELSDESELDELMDAEEYQDYLEEEA from the coding sequence ATGGAAGTACCGGAAGATTACTGCTATACGGAAGATCATGAATGGATAGCCGTGGAGGATGGCTCTGGCAAAGTTGGTTTAACGGATCATGCTCAGGAAGAGCTGGGAGATATTGTTTTTGTTGAGATGCCTCAGGAAGGCGACGAATTCGACAAACATGAAAACTTTGGTGTTATCGAGTCTGTCAAGGCTGTTTCCGATGTTTACACACCGGTCAGCGGTACGGTCGTGGAGGTCAATGAAGATCTGCTCGACAGCCCTGAGCTTATCAATGATGAACCCTATGAAGGAGGGTGGATTGTTAAAATTGAGCTCAGCGATGAATCCGAACTTGATGAGCTCATGGATGCTGAAGAATATCAGGATTATCTGGAGGAGGAAGCCTAA
- the gcvT gene encoding glycine cleavage system aminomethyltransferase GcvT produces the protein MKRTPLYHRHEELEASMTDFGGWEMPVEYEGIIKEHRNVRKNCGLFDVSHMGEIFLTGERAAECADYLLTNSIADMSAGSVVYSPMCYEHGGVVDDLMIYRMAEDELLLVVNAANREKDFEWIKEKSFTDVEVDDRTEEYALLALQGPAAEEVLNSQADCELGEIDPFQFSQGKIAGVDTIISRTGYTGEDGFELYFAAKEADNVWQRIMESGKSHDIQPTGLGARDTLRLEKTLCLYGHELSEEIHPLMANLSWTVDFDGGDFIGREALVEIREEGYDKELAGFIVRERGIARNGYAVLSGDKEIGEVTSGSYSPSLEENIGLAYIDKEYSEVGREIEIEVRGRSLAAEIVKTPFI, from the coding sequence ATTAAAAGAACCCCGCTTTATCATCGGCATGAAGAGCTGGAAGCCAGCATGACGGATTTTGGCGGCTGGGAGATGCCCGTTGAGTACGAAGGAATTATCAAAGAACACCGCAATGTTAGAAAGAACTGCGGTCTCTTTGACGTATCTCATATGGGTGAGATTTTTCTGACCGGCGAGAGAGCAGCAGAGTGCGCTGATTACCTGCTGACAAACAGTATAGCTGATATGTCAGCTGGATCTGTGGTTTATTCACCCATGTGCTATGAGCATGGGGGAGTCGTCGATGATCTGATGATATATCGGATGGCCGAAGATGAATTACTCCTGGTTGTCAATGCAGCCAATCGAGAAAAAGATTTTGAATGGATAAAAGAAAAAAGTTTTACTGATGTCGAGGTCGATGATAGAACCGAAGAATATGCTCTGCTCGCCCTGCAGGGGCCTGCTGCAGAAGAAGTATTAAACTCTCAGGCGGATTGTGAGCTCGGTGAAATCGACCCATTTCAGTTCAGCCAGGGGAAAATAGCCGGAGTGGATACCATAATTTCTCGAACCGGATATACGGGCGAAGACGGTTTTGAACTTTATTTTGCCGCCAAAGAGGCTGATAATGTCTGGCAGCGGATAATGGAATCCGGGAAAAGCCATGATATTCAGCCGACAGGACTGGGGGCACGTGACACTCTCAGGCTGGAAAAAACGCTCTGTCTTTATGGCCACGAGCTTTCAGAGGAAATTCACCCGCTGATGGCCAATTTGAGCTGGACGGTTGATTTTGACGGAGGCGATTTTATTGGCCGGGAAGCCCTGGTGGAGATCAGAGAAGAAGGATATGATAAAGAGCTGGCCGGTTTTATAGTTCGGGAAAGAGGCATAGCCCGCAATGGTTATGCAGTTCTCAGCGGTGATAAAGAGATTGGAGAGGTTACCAGCGGTTCTTATTCTCCCAGTCTGGAGGAGAATATTGGCCTTGCTTATATAGATAAGGAATATTCTGAAGTGGGCAGAGAGATTGAGATTGAAGTAAGAGGGCGTTCTCTGGCTGCCGAAATTGTGAAGACACCTTTTATATAA
- a CDS encoding potassium channel family protein: MNIIIVGGGKMGRYLINDLNRDEHDIILVEMDENKCQRLQDRFDIETVQGDGADADVLEKAGAEKADVVLAVTKDDQDNLVICQIAERTFGVDRTFTTVNTPGNEKLFDWLGVNVAVSSASILSALVDQEVKVKDMKELLYHDLDGLNLFRLTVAENSPVEGKKLKEIDMPQEVVFASVLRGDSPLVPRGNTRLFKDDLIICLARNEVKEDVENLFNPE; the protein is encoded by the coding sequence ATGAATATAATAATTGTCGGGGGCGGCAAAATGGGCAGATATTTAATCAATGATCTGAATAGAGACGAGCATGACATCATTCTGGTTGAGATGGATGAAAATAAATGTCAGCGGCTCCAGGACCGCTTTGATATCGAAACTGTTCAGGGAGATGGAGCTGATGCCGATGTGCTGGAAAAAGCGGGCGCAGAAAAAGCTGATGTGGTTTTAGCGGTTACCAAAGATGATCAGGATAATCTTGTTATATGTCAAATCGCCGAAAGAACATTTGGGGTCGATCGAACCTTCACCACCGTCAATACCCCCGGCAATGAAAAGCTTTTCGACTGGCTGGGAGTAAATGTCGCCGTAAGCAGCGCCTCTATACTTTCTGCGCTGGTAGATCAGGAAGTCAAAGTTAAGGATATGAAAGAGCTCCTTTACCATGATCTTGACGGTCTCAATCTTTTCAGGCTCACGGTGGCTGAGAACTCACCTGTCGAAGGTAAGAAATTAAAAGAAATCGATATGCCGCAGGAAGTGGTTTTTGCCTCTGTTCTGCGGGGCGATTCCCCGCTGGTTCCCCGGGGGAATACCAGGTTATTCAAAGATGATTTGATAATTTGTCTGGCCCGCAATGAGGTAAAGGAGGATGTAGAAAACCTTTTCAATCCCGAATAA
- a CDS encoding ParB/RepB/Spo0J family partition protein, protein MNEEKKSRLGRGLDALLGSKGEHDQELKDINLERIEPNPYQPRDNAAAEEELEELAESVRENGILQPVILTTSGEGYYLVAGERRWRAARKAGLERIPALVRDLDQDKMMELALIENIHRKDLNPLEEARAYKQLLEELDLTQAELSSRLGRSRSSISNSLRLLKLPLEVQEYVSRETLSAGQARTLAGIDSKDQQIKAAEKIMEEKMSVRETEKYVSRLKKSAEESGERKDKELLNIDRLSQKVKTETSEPGEQLDEDEIDVRHSDGGVEDKSRQVRRSSLEKQLSRMLPLEIKIKEDEESWQLHIKADSLDQLENLLQKFEE, encoded by the coding sequence ATGAATGAAGAAAAAAAGAGTCGACTGGGCCGGGGACTCGATGCTCTGCTGGGAAGCAAAGGGGAGCATGATCAGGAGTTGAAGGATATAAATCTCGAGAGAATTGAGCCCAATCCCTATCAGCCCAGAGATAATGCGGCTGCTGAAGAAGAGCTGGAAGAACTCGCTGAATCAGTCCGGGAAAACGGGATTCTGCAGCCTGTTATTCTCACCACCTCCGGGGAAGGATATTATCTTGTGGCCGGGGAAAGACGCTGGAGGGCTGCCAGAAAAGCCGGCCTGGAAAGGATTCCGGCTCTGGTTAGAGATCTGGATCAAGATAAAATGATGGAACTTGCTCTGATAGAGAATATTCATCGGAAAGATCTCAATCCGCTGGAAGAGGCTCGCGCTTATAAACAGCTTCTTGAAGAGCTTGATCTCACCCAGGCTGAATTATCCTCGCGCCTGGGCAGAAGTCGTTCAAGTATCAGCAATTCACTCAGATTGCTCAAACTCCCTCTCGAGGTACAGGAATATGTTTCACGTGAAACATTATCAGCCGGACAGGCCAGAACTCTGGCCGGTATTGACAGCAAAGATCAGCAGATAAAAGCAGCTGAAAAGATCATGGAAGAGAAGATGAGTGTGAGAGAAACCGAGAAGTATGTTTCCAGGCTCAAAAAAAGCGCCGAAGAGTCAGGGGAGCGGAAAGATAAAGAGTTATTGAATATTGACAGGCTGTCCCAAAAAGTCAAAACTGAAACCTCTGAACCAGGAGAACAGCTGGATGAAGATGAGATCGATGTAAGGCATTCAGATGGAGGGGTAGAAGACAAAAGCAGGCAGGTCCGCCGCAGCAGCCTGGAAAAACAGCTGTCCAGAATGCTGCCTCTGGAGATAAAAATAAAAGAGGATGAGGAGAGCTGGCAGCTGCATATAAAAGCTGATAGCCTGGATCAGCTGGAAAATCTGCTCCAAAAGTTTGAAGAATAA
- a CDS encoding ParA family protein — protein MTDRNEENNKAYITAVVNQKGGVGKSTTAVNLGAALARKGKKVLIIDIDPQGNATSGLGVDKSELEHSIYELLLGSQQFDTLVQDLDEDNLKLLPSSIDLAGAQIELVSQISREKKLAQEIEGKLIDYDYALIDCPPSLGLLTLNALSAADDIIIPIQCEYYALEGLGQLLDTVELVQNNLNPSLKIRGVLLTMYDARTNLSSQVSEEVEKFFSDRLYETVIPRNVRLSEAPSFGQSIFAYDPSSRGAKAYSQLAEEVLENE, from the coding sequence ATGACTGATAGAAATGAAGAGAATAACAAAGCATATATAACCGCTGTGGTCAATCAAAAAGGTGGGGTAGGAAAAAGCACCACCGCCGTAAATCTGGGAGCGGCGCTGGCCAGAAAGGGAAAAAAAGTTCTCATTATTGACATTGATCCCCAGGGCAATGCCACCAGCGGACTGGGCGTGGATAAATCAGAACTCGAACACAGCATTTATGAACTTCTATTGGGCAGTCAGCAGTTCGATACACTGGTTCAGGATCTGGACGAGGATAATCTCAAACTGCTGCCTTCCAGCATCGATCTGGCCGGGGCTCAAATCGAACTGGTATCACAAATATCCAGAGAGAAGAAGCTGGCCCAGGAAATAGAAGGGAAGCTGATAGATTACGATTATGCTTTGATCGACTGTCCTCCTTCTCTGGGACTTTTGACGCTCAATGCTTTATCCGCTGCTGATGATATTATTATACCAATACAGTGTGAATATTATGCTTTAGAAGGTTTAGGACAGCTTCTGGATACAGTTGAGCTTGTCCAGAACAATTTAAATCCCTCTCTAAAAATCAGAGGTGTGCTTTTAACCATGTACGATGCCCGCACCAATCTCTCCTCTCAGGTGAGCGAGGAGGTTGAGAAGTTTTTTTCCGACAGACTTTATGAGACGGTAATACCCAGAAATGTCAGATTAAGCGAAGCTCCCAGCTTCGGTCAATCAATATTTGCCTATGATCCTTCTTCCCGGGGCGCAAAAGCTTACAGTCAGCTGGCAGAGGAGGTGCTCGAGAATGAATGA
- the rsmG gene encoding 16S rRNA (guanine(527)-N(7))-methyltransferase RsmG — translation MQEEFRLLKEGADLIGISLSRQNLENMISFLELLQRRNRRKNLIGTKGSQKIIIRHFLDCLAPLSLESIPSGGPVLDIGSGAGLPGFLWSLARPDIDFYLLDSRQSRIDFIRSSVNKLDIHNCFPIAERAEILGDDPDFREKFNFVTARAVARAGVVLEYALPLVRVSGQVGLYKGPNYREELKTAAGVAEKMGGSEIIVRKIDVPYLEEERYFLISKKVEKTPERFPRSVGVPEKRPL, via the coding sequence TTGCAGGAAGAATTTCGTTTGCTCAAAGAGGGAGCAGATCTGATCGGCATCTCGCTATCCAGACAGAATTTGGAGAATATGATATCTTTTTTAGAACTTTTACAGCGGCGGAACAGAAGAAAAAATTTAATTGGGACGAAAGGTTCACAGAAAATTATTATACGCCATTTCCTCGATTGTCTGGCCCCTCTTTCTCTGGAATCCATACCTTCTGGGGGGCCGGTGCTTGATATCGGCAGCGGGGCCGGTCTGCCAGGATTTTTGTGGAGCCTGGCCCGTCCGGATATAGATTTTTATCTGCTCGATTCTCGACAGAGCCGGATTGATTTTATCAGATCATCAGTCAACAAGCTCGATATTCATAACTGTTTTCCCATTGCAGAAAGAGCGGAAATTTTGGGGGATGATCCCGATTTTCGAGAGAAGTTTAACTTTGTCACAGCCCGAGCAGTGGCCCGGGCGGGTGTCGTGCTGGAATATGCTCTGCCGCTGGTCAGAGTTTCTGGCCAGGTGGGTTTATATAAAGGGCCAAATTACAGGGAAGAGTTAAAAACAGCTGCAGGAGTTGCTGAAAAAATGGGTGGGTCTGAAATTATTGTCCGGAAAATTGACGTTCCTTATCTGGAAGAAGAAAGGTATTTTCTCATTTCCAAAAAAGTAGAAAAAACTCCGGAAAGATTTCCCCGCAGCGTCGGAGTTCCCGAGAAGCGACCTCTTTAG
- the mnmG gene encoding tRNA uridine-5-carboxymethylaminomethyl(34) synthesis enzyme MnmG yields MSERDAGSGNYTSESPKKYDVIVVGAGHAGCEAALAPARMGYRVLVLTVNLDHVAFMPCNPSLGGPGKAHIAREIDALGGEMAVNMDKTMTQIRMVNTSKGPAVQALRGQADKARYHERMKQVLENQQNLDLKQDVVVDLVVEEKKISGVVTKTGILYRADKVILTTGTFLRACNIIGEARYSAGPNQQYPANSLSESLEELNFDLLRFMTTTPPRVKGSTVDFSKMREQPGDKGNLSFSFTSDSPLQGKKQDSCWLTHTTEKTHELIRSQVDRAPLISGEMEGTGPRYCPSIEDKVVEFPDKDSHQLFLEPEGRSTDEFYISGLFTGLPLDVQQRVLETIPGLERAEIMRPGYAIEYDCVASGQFDLTLETDSIEGLYTAGQINGTSGYEEAGGQGLIAGINAALALEGRDPLILQRSEAYIGVLIDELVTKNPREPYRMLTSRAEYRLLLRQDNADQRLTPLGRETGLVSDRRWEIYKNKKEQIEELEDYLNNTKVTPTRDVIQALQELDSGGLKQDANLEKILRRPEISYPDLKKIVDDLPEYPREVFRQVEISNKYQGYIDRQRQQIKEFERMENRLLPEDINYDELSNLRQEAREKLSRIRPRSLGQASRISGVSPADISALMIYLEKEEKADKEKEE; encoded by the coding sequence ATGAGTGAGCGGGATGCCGGTTCCGGAAATTATACCAGCGAATCTCCCAAAAAATACGATGTCATAGTGGTGGGTGCAGGTCATGCCGGCTGTGAAGCAGCTCTGGCTCCAGCACGCATGGGCTATCGGGTGCTGGTACTCACCGTAAATCTGGATCACGTAGCTTTTATGCCCTGCAACCCTTCGCTGGGAGGGCCGGGTAAAGCTCATATCGCCAGGGAGATAGATGCTCTGGGAGGGGAGATGGCGGTAAACATGGATAAAACCATGACTCAGATTAGAATGGTTAACACCAGCAAGGGGCCGGCAGTTCAGGCACTGCGGGGTCAGGCTGATAAAGCTCGATATCACGAAAGAATGAAACAGGTTTTAGAAAATCAGCAGAATCTCGACCTCAAGCAGGATGTGGTTGTTGATCTTGTCGTAGAAGAGAAGAAGATTTCCGGAGTGGTGACCAAAACAGGCATATTATATCGAGCTGATAAAGTCATTCTGACAACCGGCACTTTCCTTCGTGCCTGTAATATCATCGGTGAGGCAAGATACAGCGCCGGTCCTAACCAGCAATATCCCGCCAACAGTCTTTCAGAATCTCTGGAGGAATTGAACTTTGATCTGTTGAGATTTATGACCACCACCCCTCCCCGGGTAAAAGGCAGCACCGTTGACTTTTCTAAAATGCGAGAGCAACCTGGAGATAAGGGTAATCTCAGTTTTTCTTTTACATCCGATTCACCTCTACAGGGAAAAAAGCAGGATTCATGCTGGTTGACACACACCACCGAAAAAACGCATGAATTGATAAGATCTCAGGTCGATAGAGCACCTTTGATCTCGGGTGAGATGGAAGGAACCGGGCCCCGTTATTGTCCTTCTATAGAAGATAAAGTTGTGGAATTTCCCGATAAAGACAGTCATCAGCTCTTCCTGGAGCCGGAAGGTAGGAGTACTGATGAATTTTATATCTCCGGTCTTTTTACCGGACTGCCGCTCGATGTCCAGCAGAGAGTTCTCGAAACTATACCCGGGCTGGAGCGGGCGGAAATTATGAGGCCGGGCTATGCTATTGAATATGACTGTGTCGCCAGCGGTCAGTTTGATCTGACCCTCGAGACAGATTCCATCGAGGGTTTGTATACCGCCGGACAGATCAACGGCACCTCCGGCTATGAAGAGGCGGGTGGACAGGGCTTGATAGCGGGAATCAATGCAGCGCTGGCTCTGGAAGGCAGAGACCCCCTTATTCTCCAGAGGTCTGAGGCGTATATTGGTGTTTTGATCGATGAACTGGTCACCAAAAACCCCCGCGAACCCTATCGGATGCTAACTTCGCGTGCTGAATACAGACTGCTTTTGCGGCAGGACAATGCCGATCAAAGGCTCACCCCTCTCGGTCGTGAAACTGGGCTGGTGAGTGATAGGAGATGGGAAATTTACAAGAACAAAAAAGAGCAGATAGAGGAGCTGGAAGATTACCTGAACAATACAAAAGTTACTCCCACCAGAGATGTAATACAGGCGCTTCAGGAACTGGACAGCGGTGGGCTTAAACAGGATGCAAATCTGGAAAAAATCCTGCGCCGGCCCGAAATTTCTTATCCGGATCTGAAAAAGATCGTGGATGATCTGCCGGAATATCCTCGAGAAGTTTTCAGGCAGGTGGAGATCTCCAATAAATATCAGGGCTATATCGACAGACAGCGCCAGCAGATTAAGGAGTTTGAAAGGATGGAAAATCGCCTTCTGCCCGAAGATATCAACTACGATGAACTTTCCAATCTTCGCCAGGAAGCTCGGGAAAAATTATCGCGCATCAGACCTCGATCTTTAGGCCAGGCCTCCAGAATTTCGGGTGTTTCGCCGGCAGATATTTCTGCCCTGATGATTTATCTGGAAAAAGAGGAAAAAGCCGATAAAGAAAAAGAGGAGTGA
- the mnmE gene encoding tRNA uridine-5-carboxymethylaminomethyl(34) synthesis GTPase MnmE yields MSERKDGDNQSKNTPEQEETIAAIATPAGSGGLGKVRISGSRALKIADSVFTSPSGKSLSEVASHTIHYGFIRDKEENKIDEVLALVLKSPRSFTSEDTVEFDCHGGMMPLNGVLEAVLQAGARMAEPGEFSRRAFLNGRIDLSQAEAIIDLINSQTEKSRELAMQQLQGNLSSRIKDLRDDMLELLSQLEATCDFPEDEIPGFAGDELDERIENMLSPLKKLIASSREGRIYREGLKTVIAGKPNVGKSSLLNTLLNEERAIVTEVPGTTRDVISEIVNLEGIPLRITDTAGIRTTDDQVEKIGVARSESSLRSADLVLFMLDVSQGLTEEDREIFAKIQEKPLIILVNKTDLPADLDREKIEKNFPGAPVLFISVEERRGLKELKETIVELIFSDRVVGDHDYTVTRLRHRRALEKARESLEHMQQACKRGMPEDMLSIDLRDALHELGKITGETVTEDMVEKIFSDFCVGK; encoded by the coding sequence ATGTCGGAGCGAAAAGATGGGGATAACCAGAGCAAAAATACACCTGAACAGGAGGAGACTATTGCCGCAATAGCCACTCCAGCAGGCAGCGGCGGGCTGGGCAAGGTGAGAATAAGCGGCTCCCGGGCTCTGAAAATTGCCGACAGCGTATTTACTTCGCCTTCCGGTAAGAGTTTATCAGAGGTCGCCAGCCATACGATACATTATGGTTTTATAAGGGATAAAGAAGAAAACAAAATAGATGAAGTGCTTGCTCTGGTATTAAAATCACCGCGTTCATTTACCTCTGAAGACACGGTAGAATTTGATTGTCACGGAGGGATGATGCCCTTAAATGGAGTTTTAGAGGCTGTGCTGCAGGCGGGGGCCAGGATGGCTGAACCGGGGGAGTTTTCCCGGCGGGCATTTCTGAACGGCCGCATAGATCTGTCTCAGGCTGAGGCTATAATAGATCTGATAAATTCCCAGACGGAAAAGAGCAGAGAGTTAGCTATGCAGCAGCTTCAGGGGAATCTTTCTTCCCGTATCAAGGATTTAAGAGATGACATGCTGGAATTGTTGAGTCAGCTGGAGGCTACCTGTGATTTCCCCGAGGATGAAATTCCCGGATTTGCCGGTGATGAGCTGGATGAAAGAATAGAAAATATGTTATCGCCTCTAAAGAAGCTTATAGCCAGCAGCAGAGAGGGCAGAATTTATCGCGAAGGACTCAAAACCGTGATTGCGGGAAAACCAAACGTGGGCAAGTCCAGTCTACTCAACACATTACTAAATGAAGAGAGGGCTATAGTTACCGAGGTTCCTGGAACCACCAGAGATGTAATTTCTGAGATAGTAAATCTCGAAGGAATTCCCCTCAGAATAACTGATACCGCTGGAATTAGAACAACCGATGACCAGGTGGAAAAAATCGGTGTGGCCCGCAGTGAAAGCTCTCTGCGCAGCGCTGATCTGGTGCTGTTTATGCTCGATGTCAGTCAGGGGCTGACAGAAGAAGATAGGGAAATATTCGCCAAAATTCAAGAAAAACCTTTAATCATACTGGTAAACAAAACGGACTTGCCTGCGGATTTAGATAGAGAAAAGATCGAGAAAAATTTCCCGGGGGCTCCTGTTTTGTTTATTTCGGTAGAAGAGCGTCGGGGTTTAAAAGAATTGAAAGAGACCATCGTTGAGCTGATTTTCAGCGACAGGGTCGTAGGAGATCATGATTATACCGTAACCCGGCTCAGACACAGACGGGCTCTGGAAAAAGCCCGCGAAAGTCTTGAGCATATGCAGCAGGCCTGCAAGCGCGGTATGCCAGAAGATATGCTCAGCATCGATCTGCGGGATGCTCTGCATGAGCTGGGCAAAATAACGGGGGAAACTGTCACCGAAGATATGGTGGAAAAAATATTTTCGGATTTTTGCGTGGGCAAATAG
- the jag gene encoding RNA-binding cell elongation regulator Jag/EloR, whose translation MDWTESTVSKAETVDEAVEKALAELGIGRTEAEIEILDEGSSGLLGIIGKRDAEVKVTHLKKPEDIGREFLEKILEAGNLEVEVEHVKEKSDDEQLYYNFHSDNELGLVIGHRGETLDAFQYLTSLAVNRETESYHRVMLDAEGYRERRRETLERLAEKMKRRAIETGRKVMLDPMPPHERRVIHLAVKDDPRVKTYSEGEEPFRKVLIETTMNEQSQSKSHSTGAGN comes from the coding sequence ATGGATTGGACCGAAAGCACTGTCAGTAAAGCTGAAACGGTTGATGAAGCTGTCGAAAAGGCACTCGCTGAACTGGGAATAGGACGAACTGAAGCAGAAATAGAAATTCTGGATGAGGGTAGTTCCGGGCTTCTGGGAATTATAGGTAAAAGGGATGCCGAGGTTAAGGTCACTCATCTCAAAAAACCTGAAGACATAGGCAGAGAATTTCTCGAAAAGATTCTTGAGGCCGGGAATTTAGAAGTCGAAGTGGAGCATGTAAAGGAAAAAAGCGACGATGAACAGCTTTATTACAACTTCCATTCAGATAACGAACTCGGTCTGGTTATAGGTCACAGAGGCGAAACACTGGACGCTTTCCAGTATCTGACCTCTCTGGCCGTAAATCGTGAAACTGAAAGTTATCACCGGGTGATGCTTGATGCAGAGGGTTATAGAGAGAGACGCCGCGAAACACTGGAAAGATTGGCTGAAAAAATGAAAAGAAGGGCTATTGAAACCGGCCGCAAAGTTATGCTCGATCCCATGCCCCCGCATGAGAGAAGGGTTATTCACCTGGCTGTTAAAGATGATCCCCGGGTTAAAACTTACAGCGAAGGAGAAGAACCTTTCCGCAAGGTCTTGATTGAAACCACCATGAACGAGCAGTCTCAATCGAAATCTCATAGTACCGGGGCGGGAAATTAG